A genomic segment from Sporohalobacter salinus encodes:
- a CDS encoding ABC transporter ATP-binding protein — MELLKIAEVSKYYTNKQGIFFKNKEIVKAVDKVTLLLNKGETLGLVGESGCGKSTLALIIMMLEFPSSGKIIFKGDDITNLKEEKLKDFRKSVQIIFQDSYSSLNPRQTALDIIGEPLKNFYEMSNDKYIAKIRNLMELVGLNSDDIFKYPHEFSGGQRQRINIARALALKPELVICDEPVSNLDVSVQAQILNLLKDLKKKFKLSYIFISHDLSAVDYISDRIAVMYLGKIVEVFKKNKLLKDKHHPYTKTLLEVIPLPNPDSKMNWEYIKKSSPSKAVDVQKGCRFSSRCVYSKEICRHEEPELKKINDDHWIACHFIK, encoded by the coding sequence ATGGAGCTTTTAAAGATAGCGGAAGTATCTAAATATTATACGAATAAGCAAGGAATATTTTTTAAAAATAAAGAGATAGTTAAAGCTGTAGATAAGGTTACATTATTGCTTAATAAAGGTGAAACTTTAGGTTTAGTAGGTGAAAGTGGATGTGGGAAGAGTACTTTAGCGTTAATAATTATGATGCTAGAGTTTCCTAGTAGTGGAAAAATAATATTTAAGGGAGATGATATTACAAATTTAAAAGAAGAAAAATTAAAAGATTTTCGAAAGAGTGTACAAATTATTTTTCAAGATTCTTATTCAAGTTTAAATCCTAGACAGACTGCATTAGATATTATAGGTGAACCTCTAAAGAATTTTTATGAAATGTCTAATGATAAATATATAGCCAAGATTAGAAATCTTATGGAGCTTGTAGGACTTAATTCTGATGATATATTTAAATATCCTCATGAATTTAGTGGTGGACAGAGACAAAGGATAAACATAGCTAGAGCCTTAGCCTTAAAACCTGAACTTGTAATATGTGATGAACCTGTTTCTAATTTAGATGTTTCAGTTCAGGCCCAGATTTTAAATCTTTTAAAAGATTTAAAAAAGAAATTTAAACTATCATACATTTTTATTTCTCATGATTTATCAGCAGTTGATTATATCAGTGATAGAATAGCAGTAATGTATTTAGGCAAAATAGTAGAGGTTTTTAAAAAGAATAAACTTTTAAAGGATAAACATCATCCTTATACTAAAACTCTTTTAGAGGTTATACCTTTACCTAATCCAGATTCTAAAATGAACTGGGAATATATAAAGAAAAGTAGTCCTTCTAAAGCTGTTGATGTACAGAAAGGATGTAGATTTTCTTCTCGATGTGTATATAGTAAAGAGATATGCAGACATGAGGAACCTGAATTGAAAAAAATTAATGATGATCATTGGATTGCATGCCATTTTATTAAATGA
- a CDS encoding class I SAM-dependent methyltransferase codes for MGFKKRNEKYWDDGSEIYSELIEDELDSFKKDAWKELIRKNTEEDYKTVLDVGTGPGFFAIIMTEMGYEVTAVDSSEKMINQAKQNAYKAGVDVKFIKDDIKNMNFSKESFDIIISRNVTWTLKEPVEVYKNWHKLLKKDGKLIIFDANWNRRLIDPQIQKQYEKDLRLAKSMGYDIEISDELEEEGDDIALKLPLTYEFRPDWDEEILTDIGFKEILIEEFIDEFIYTEAEKIVNNTTPTFCISAKK; via the coding sequence ATGGGGTTTAAAAAAAGAAATGAGAAATATTGGGATGACGGATCTGAAATTTATAGTGAATTAATAGAAGATGAATTAGATAGCTTTAAAAAAGACGCGTGGAAAGAATTAATTAGGAAAAATACAGAAGAGGATTATAAAACTGTATTAGATGTTGGGACTGGACCAGGGTTTTTTGCTATTATTATGACTGAAATGGGTTATGAAGTAACTGCTGTAGATTCATCAGAGAAGATGATAAACCAAGCTAAACAGAATGCTTATAAAGCAGGAGTAGATGTGAAGTTTATAAAAGATGATATTAAAAATATGAATTTTTCAAAAGAAAGCTTTGATATTATCATAAGTAGGAATGTAACTTGGACTCTTAAGGAACCAGTAGAAGTATATAAAAACTGGCATAAATTATTAAAGAAAGATGGTAAGTTAATTATTTTTGATGCTAATTGGAATAGAAGATTAATAGATCCTCAGATACAGAAGCAGTATGAAAAAGATTTGAGATTAGCGAAATCTATGGGATATGATATAGAAATTAGTGATGAACTAGAAGAGGAAGGAGATGACATAGCATTAAAACTTCCATTAACTTATGAATTTCGTCCAGATTGGGATGAAGAAATATTGACTGATATTGGTTTTAAAGAAATTTTAATTGAAGAGTTTATTGATGAATTTATATATACAGAAGCTGAAAAAATAGTTAATAATACTACACCTACTTTTTGTATATCTGCTAAGAAATAA
- a CDS encoding ABC transporter substrate-binding protein — MKRVMKFRKIFIGLLLVTIFLAGCAVGGRTSYDKDYFAKITDDLNREVVIDNKPQRIVSLAPSHTETLFALKAGNRIVGVTEYADYPQEANKLDKIGTIKEPNVEKIIKLQPDLVLAAGITPKEVITRLSELGIDVIGLNPKNVSEIIESISLIGKVTGQVKKANTITSEMKNRLEDITETVDEHIKDNQRPKVFYEIWRDPLYTAGPKTFIDDLIHLAGGINIAHQAEGMWPQYSFEVLLFENPDVYIASQHSWKHQVSKESILQRKRFQQIKAIKNKRVYIIDQDIVNRASPRIITALEKIAKAVHPKLFN; from the coding sequence ATGAAGAGAGTAATGAAATTCAGAAAGATATTTATTGGACTATTACTGGTGACTATTTTTTTGGCTGGCTGTGCAGTAGGAGGGAGAACATCCTATGATAAAGACTATTTTGCTAAGATTACTGATGATTTAAATAGAGAGGTGGTAATTGATAATAAGCCACAGCGAATAGTTTCTTTAGCTCCAAGCCATACTGAAACTTTATTTGCTTTGAAAGCTGGTAATAGAATTGTAGGTGTAACTGAGTATGCTGATTATCCGCAGGAGGCTAATAAGCTTGATAAGATCGGTACTATTAAGGAGCCAAATGTAGAAAAGATAATTAAGTTGCAGCCGGATTTAGTTTTAGCAGCAGGAATTACGCCTAAAGAGGTAATAACTAGATTAAGTGAATTGGGAATTGATGTTATTGGATTAAATCCAAAGAATGTAAGTGAAATTATAGAGTCAATTTCGTTGATTGGGAAGGTAACTGGTCAAGTTAAAAAAGCAAATACAATAACATCTGAAATGAAAAATAGATTAGAAGATATTACTGAAACTGTAGATGAGCATATAAAAGATAATCAACGTCCAAAGGTTTTCTATGAAATTTGGCGAGACCCTCTTTATACAGCTGGTCCCAAGACATTTATCGATGATTTGATTCATTTAGCTGGTGGTATTAATATTGCTCATCAGGCAGAAGGAATGTGGCCGCAGTATAGTTTTGAGGTTTTGTTGTTTGAGAATCCTGATGTTTATATTGCTTCTCAGCATAGTTGGAAGCATCAGGTGAGTAAAGAATCAATTTTACAACGTAAAAGATTTCAACAGATTAAGGCTATTAAGAATAAAAGAGTCTATATTATTGATCAAGATATTGTTAATCGAGCTTCACCAAGAATTATTACTGCTTTAGAGAAAATCGCTAAAGCAGTTCATCCTAAATTATTTAACTAA
- a CDS encoding FecCD family ABC transporter permease, whose protein sequence is MKENKLKWRGIIVSLLILLVITVVLGTSLGAVQISFQEVVKVLAKRIPLIKDMIDLGQKAGVNETIIFKIRFPRVILAGLVGLALATSGTVFQALLKNPMADPYVIGISSGASLGATLAMIGDLQFDLLGLNSIPVFAFIGALVTTFIVYNLAKVGKRISVTTLLLAGIAVGSTLSAVVSLLMVFNDQNMHQIVFWIMGSLASKSWTDVNMIWIYILIGYIIVHILAQDLNIMLLGDDSAQSLGVDVERLKKILLVTGALLAGAAVAGSGVIGFVGLIIPHIVRLLVGPDHRILIPSSALIGAIFLILTDTFARTVIAPTEIPVGIITSLFGGPFFIYLLNKKKGTGF, encoded by the coding sequence ATGAAGGAAAATAAATTAAAGTGGCGGGGAATTATTGTTAGTTTATTAATTTTATTAGTTATAACAGTAGTCCTAGGTACTAGTTTAGGAGCAGTTCAAATTTCTTTTCAAGAGGTAGTTAAAGTATTAGCAAAAAGAATTCCCTTAATTAAGGATATGATTGATTTAGGCCAGAAAGCAGGAGTTAATGAGACAATTATTTTTAAAATTAGATTTCCTAGAGTGATATTGGCTGGCTTAGTGGGATTAGCTTTGGCAACTTCAGGGACTGTTTTTCAGGCTTTGCTAAAGAATCCTATGGCTGATCCTTATGTAATTGGTATTTCTTCTGGGGCTTCATTAGGAGCAACTTTAGCGATGATTGGGGATTTGCAGTTTGATTTATTAGGATTAAATAGTATTCCGGTGTTTGCTTTTATAGGAGCTTTAGTGACTACATTTATTGTTTATAATCTAGCAAAAGTAGGTAAAAGAATTTCGGTAACTACTCTGTTATTGGCAGGGATAGCAGTTGGTTCTACTTTATCGGCAGTTGTATCTTTACTTATGGTTTTTAATGATCAGAATATGCATCAGATTGTTTTTTGGATTATGGGGAGTTTAGCATCAAAAAGTTGGACTGATGTAAATATGATCTGGATTTATATTCTAATTGGTTATATTATTGTTCATATTTTGGCTCAAGATTTAAATATTATGCTACTTGGAGATGATTCAGCTCAGAGCCTAGGAGTAGATGTGGAACGATTAAAGAAGATTCTTCTAGTAACTGGAGCTTTATTAGCCGGAGCTGCTGTAGCTGGCAGTGGGGTTATCGGTTTTGTAGGTTTGATAATTCCTCATATTGTTCGTTTATTAGTTGGACCAGACCATAGAATCTTGATTCCTAGTTCAGCTTTGATCGGAGCGATATTTTTGATTTTAACTGATACTTTTGCTCGAACTGTGATTGCGCCGACAGAAATTCCAGTAGGGATTATAACTTCTTTATTTGGTGGGCCATTTTTTATTTACTTGTTAAATAAGAAGAAGGGAACAGGATTTTAG
- a CDS encoding heme ABC transporter ATP-binding protein, which produces MTIKLEVDELSYKYDNLKVLQEVSFSVSRGEFIGLIGPNGSGKSTLLKNINSILYPDAGKVYLDNFNLQDLGKKEIAKKLAVVPQNNNVNFDFTVEEIVLMGRAPYIGRFESESTKDYKIVREAMELTNTLKLAERPISQLSGGERQRVILARSLAQQPEVLLLDEPTSNLDINYQLEIMNLLKKFNCEHDLTVIVVLHDLNLASEYCDKLLLLEDGEIYDHGSPEEIITAENIEEVYGSEVIIRKHYPSNRPHITMLDSQYIPKTQLNHKVHIICGGGTGRELIETLVEQGFQVSCGVLNKRDSDWEVAKSCDVGIVDEEPFAPISQESHKLNLSKIEDVDTVILTEIPFGTGNLLNLKAAFWAAENGKEVIVMDQKKLTKRDYTNGKGNKLYKKMLDSGVTVVENNYEILDKLIKSKK; this is translated from the coding sequence ATGACTATAAAGCTTGAAGTGGATGAATTAAGTTATAAATATGATAATTTAAAAGTTTTGCAGGAGGTTAGCTTCAGTGTTTCGCGGGGAGAATTTATAGGATTAATAGGGCCTAATGGATCTGGAAAGTCAACTTTACTTAAAAATATAAATTCTATTCTTTACCCTGATGCTGGTAAGGTTTATCTTGATAATTTTAATCTTCAGGATTTAGGTAAAAAGGAGATTGCTAAAAAGTTAGCTGTTGTACCTCAGAATAATAATGTTAATTTTGATTTTACAGTGGAAGAAATTGTATTGATGGGGCGGGCTCCTTACATAGGTAGATTTGAAAGCGAGAGTACCAAAGATTACAAGATAGTAAGAGAAGCTATGGAACTGACTAATACTCTAAAGTTAGCTGAAAGACCGATTAGCCAGCTTAGTGGTGGAGAGAGACAGCGGGTGATTTTAGCTAGAAGTCTAGCTCAGCAGCCGGAGGTTCTTTTATTAGATGAACCAACTTCTAATCTAGATATTAATTATCAACTAGAAATTATGAATTTGCTTAAAAAGTTTAATTGTGAACATGATTTAACTGTAATAGTAGTTCTTCATGATTTAAATTTGGCTTCGGAGTATTGTGATAAGTTATTGTTGCTTGAGGATGGAGAAATTTATGATCACGGTTCGCCAGAAGAAATAATTACAGCTGAGAATATAGAGGAAGTCTATGGTTCAGAGGTGATTATTAGAAAGCATTATCCTAGCAATCGTCCTCATATTACTATGTTGGATAGTCAATATATTCCTAAAACTCAGTTAAATCATAAAGTACATATTATCTGTGGAGGAGGAACAGGTAGGGAATTAATTGAAACACTAGTAGAACAGGGCTTTCAGGTAAGCTGTGGTGTACTGAATAAACGGGATTCAGATTGGGAAGTAGCTAAATCATGTGATGTTGGGATTGTAGATGAAGAACCTTTTGCTCCTATCAGTCAAGAAAGCCATAAACTTAACTTATCTAAAATTGAAGATGTTGATACAGTAATTTTGACTGAGATCCCCTTTGGGACAGGTAATTTATTGAATTTAAAGGCTGCATTTTGGGCAGCAGAGAATGGCAAAGAAGTGATAGTTATGGATCAAAAGAAATTAACTAAACGAGATTATACTAATGGAAAAGGGAATAAATTATATAAAAAAATGTTAGATAGCGGAGTAACGGTGGTTGAAAATAATTATGAAATTTTAGATAAATTAATTAAGTCTAAAAAATAA
- a CDS encoding TonB-dependent receptor domain-containing protein — MSRKLRIILILALLVNLLAAPMVLAKDTGKKEDEETYTLDELVVIASKHPEKLSEAPVSVEVIDEKDISKKNAQNVADLLRDVSSVNISDHGGPAGQKTISIRGSDSSQVLVLIDGQPINSRQNGQVDLGQLPIDQIKKIEVLKGPASSLYGANALGGVVDITTKSGSEQPITNVETNFGSFKTREMNLTHMGSVGDLRYNISAFKKKTDGHRENSWVDQDKVFIKFNYRLDDYSDLSLSLKYNDSEKGSPGPSNSPSLNAEQNDEDMNVNLQWKRQTENRDQNLNVYYNQHENIYENPDLFEYSNHETEKSGFIFGQTNYYQNNILTYGVDINKNEIDSNENGEHDFLNKSIFIQDEWEFISPLKFNFGGRYDDHEKFGTEFSPRLGAVYTISSNLNFHTSIGEAYRAPTFNELYWPYMDYGSYGIYEGNPDLDPETATAYETGLRYSDEDLKGEINLFKKDVDDLIKFDQGSDGVNRPYNVNSAEITGVELILSKKLTSNYSTDFNYTYLDARNEETDERLDDKPYHTANLGLNYYQNDIEINLDGKLVSGRYKNGNDFPSYFVTDLKLSKELEKNTKVALEMNNLFDRDYQVLDGYPMPGRNVMINLSREF; from the coding sequence GTGAGTAGGAAATTAAGAATCATCTTAATTTTAGCTTTATTAGTGAATTTATTAGCAGCACCAATGGTATTGGCTAAAGATACTGGTAAGAAAGAGGACGAAGAAACTTATACGCTGGATGAATTAGTAGTAATTGCCTCTAAACATCCGGAGAAGTTATCGGAAGCGCCGGTGAGTGTGGAAGTAATTGATGAAAAGGATATTTCTAAGAAGAATGCGCAGAACGTGGCTGATCTGTTGCGAGATGTTTCAAGTGTTAATATTAGTGATCATGGTGGTCCTGCTGGACAGAAGACGATTAGTATTCGCGGCTCAGATTCTTCACAAGTTTTGGTTTTAATTGATGGTCAGCCGATTAATAGTCGTCAAAATGGACAGGTGGATTTAGGACAATTACCTATTGATCAAATAAAAAAAATTGAAGTATTAAAAGGACCTGCTTCGAGTCTATATGGAGCTAATGCTTTAGGTGGGGTAGTTGATATTACTACAAAGAGTGGTAGTGAACAACCGATTACTAATGTAGAAACTAATTTTGGTTCTTTTAAAACTAGAGAAATGAATTTAACTCATATGGGAAGTGTAGGAGATTTAAGATATAATATATCAGCTTTTAAGAAGAAAACTGATGGTCATCGTGAAAATAGCTGGGTAGACCAAGATAAAGTATTTATAAAGTTTAATTATCGATTGGATGATTATTCAGATTTAAGTTTGTCATTAAAGTATAATGATTCTGAAAAAGGCTCACCAGGTCCAAGTAATTCTCCATCTCTTAATGCTGAACAAAATGATGAAGATATGAATGTGAATTTACAGTGGAAAAGACAGACTGAAAATAGAGATCAAAATTTAAATGTTTATTATAATCAGCATGAAAATATTTATGAAAATCCTGATCTTTTTGAATATAGCAATCATGAGACAGAGAAGTCTGGATTTATTTTTGGTCAGACAAATTATTATCAGAATAATATTTTAACTTATGGAGTAGATATTAACAAAAATGAAATTGATAGTAATGAGAATGGGGAACATGACTTTTTAAATAAATCAATTTTTATTCAAGATGAATGGGAATTTATTTCTCCTCTAAAGTTTAATTTTGGAGGGCGGTATGATGATCATGAGAAATTTGGTACTGAATTTAGTCCTCGTTTAGGAGCAGTCTATACTATTAGTTCTAATCTTAATTTTCATACTTCAATTGGAGAAGCTTATAGAGCTCCAACCTTTAATGAGTTATATTGGCCATACATGGATTATGGTTCTTATGGAATATATGAAGGAAATCCAGATTTAGATCCTGAAACTGCTACAGCTTATGAAACAGGCTTGAGATATTCAGATGAAGATTTAAAAGGAGAAATAAATTTATTTAAAAAAGATGTAGATGATTTAATTAAGTTTGATCAAGGAAGTGATGGAGTTAATAGACCATATAATGTTAATTCAGCTGAAATTACAGGTGTTGAATTAATTTTAAGTAAAAAGTTAACTTCTAATTATTCTACAGATTTTAATTATACTTATTTAGATGCTAGGAATGAAGAGACTGATGAACGGTTAGATGATAAACCTTATCATACAGCTAATTTAGGTTTGAATTATTATCAAAATGATATTGAGATAAATTTAGATGGGAAATTAGTTAGTGGTAGATATAAAAATGGAAATGACTTTCCAAGTTATTTTGTCACAGATTTAAAATTAAGTAAAGAATTAGAAAAGAATACTAAAGTGGCATTAGAAATGAATAATTTATTTGATCGAGATTATCAAGTTTTAGATGGATATCCAATGCCCGGTCGTAACGTAATGATAAATTTAAGTAGAGAGTTTTAA
- a CDS encoding energy transducer TonB, which produces MRLLKKIKNRITPLKVAFIIAVGIHLAFFNLGASIAKLDNLAHSKGDFSQQVRFKMAAASTEASPSSSSVDKQEEKEIKKQKDQSETKTKKKRDLKEEKVEEVVREEETSKKEAEIDEEVEKEEPKEKKKEIKKEQEGIEKKEKAIKKKDKLEEKINKETEKRISKTEKKQKNKLEQKKNNEKEKLEKENKSVKNEKTSQNNKSIEANNSAKAPGQSSQETKQVDLTAGSKQGVKKPSLLDYNQPVYPEQMKKREIEGKVVLKVLIDHEGQVDKIKIKKSSGYKRLDLAAKKAVTKWRFNPARKNHQKIGSWILVPVRFRLEA; this is translated from the coding sequence ATGAGGTTATTAAAAAAGATAAAGAACCGAATAACTCCGCTTAAGGTAGCCTTTATTATAGCAGTAGGAATTCATCTGGCGTTTTTTAACCTTGGGGCATCTATAGCTAAATTAGATAATTTAGCTCATTCTAAAGGGGACTTTAGCCAGCAGGTAAGGTTCAAGATGGCTGCTGCTAGTACAGAAGCTTCTCCTTCATCTTCTTCTGTTGACAAACAGGAAGAAAAAGAGATTAAGAAGCAGAAAGATCAGTCTGAAACAAAAACTAAAAAGAAACGAGATCTAAAAGAAGAAAAGGTTGAAGAAGTAGTTAGAGAAGAAGAGACTTCCAAAAAAGAAGCTGAAATTGATGAAGAAGTGGAGAAAGAAGAACCAAAAGAGAAGAAGAAAGAAATAAAAAAAGAGCAAGAAGGAATAGAAAAGAAAGAAAAAGCGATTAAAAAGAAAGATAAATTAGAAGAAAAAATAAATAAAGAAACTGAGAAGAGGATATCAAAGACAGAGAAAAAACAAAAGAATAAACTTGAACAAAAAAAGAATAATGAAAAAGAGAAATTAGAAAAAGAAAATAAATCAGTAAAGAATGAGAAAACGTCACAAAATAATAAATCTATAGAAGCAAATAATTCTGCCAAGGCACCTGGCCAGAGTAGTCAAGAAACAAAACAAGTAGACTTAACTGCTGGTAGTAAGCAGGGAGTTAAGAAACCGTCGCTACTTGACTATAATCAGCCTGTTTATCCCGAGCAAATGAAGAAACGAGAGATTGAAGGGAAAGTTGTTCTTAAGGTATTGATTGATCATGAAGGTCAGGTAGATAAAATTAAGATTAAAAAGTCATCAGGTTATAAGCGGCTTGATTTAGCAGCTAAGAAAGCAGTGACAAAATGGCGTTTTAATCCTGCTCGTAAGAATCATCAAAAGATTGGAAGCTGGATTTTAGTGCCGGTCAGATTTAGATTAGAAGCATAG